One Actinomadura viridis genomic region harbors:
- a CDS encoding cytochrome P450: MTTPETATDFDIASDWHVTRPYPFLRRLRHDHPVFWSDHLRMWVLTRYPDVRAAYRDHRTFSSVGSLTISRTLTDEVKETLGEHRSFLDDFAANVDPPKHTRMRRAISRAFTPRAVARLGGLFRAQMDAVLDELLPAGRADFTAEIAHLPSARLAAVFIGVPPEDEERVKHWVTSWFQLFLSPQPPGRQRELAQDFLKYLDYVDRLVTDRRAEPREDFVSLMAGLIGTELSHREVVETISALLLGGNDTVPNGLSNAVHRLMRERHVWEEIVADPALIPGMIEESLRIDGASLGSFRTTTTDVTLHGTTIPAGSQVLLHADSAGHDETVFPDPERFDIRRPNARDHMVFGYGVHHCVGAALSRLKMEIAFERLTTRLPTLTLAPGPDPVHRKSMVGRGFQSLPVQWTTTP; encoded by the coding sequence GTGACCACCCCCGAGACCGCCACGGACTTCGACATCGCCAGTGACTGGCACGTGACCCGCCCGTACCCGTTCCTGCGCAGGCTGCGGCACGACCACCCGGTCTTCTGGAGCGACCACCTGCGCATGTGGGTGCTCACCCGCTACCCCGACGTCCGCGCCGCCTACCGCGACCACCGCACCTTCTCCAGCGTCGGGTCGCTCACCATCTCCCGCACCCTCACCGACGAGGTCAAGGAGACCCTCGGCGAGCACCGCTCGTTCCTGGACGACTTCGCCGCCAACGTCGACCCGCCCAAGCACACCCGGATGCGGCGGGCCATCTCCCGCGCGTTCACGCCCCGCGCGGTCGCCCGCCTCGGCGGCCTGTTCCGCGCGCAGATGGACGCCGTCCTGGACGAGCTGCTGCCCGCCGGCCGGGCCGACTTCACCGCCGAGATCGCCCACCTGCCCTCCGCCCGCCTCGCGGCCGTCTTCATCGGCGTGCCGCCCGAGGACGAGGAACGGGTCAAGCACTGGGTGACCTCGTGGTTCCAGCTGTTCCTGTCGCCCCAGCCGCCCGGCCGCCAGCGCGAGCTCGCCCAGGACTTCCTGAAGTACCTCGACTACGTGGACCGCCTGGTCACCGACCGCCGCGCCGAACCCCGCGAGGACTTCGTCTCGCTCATGGCCGGGCTGATCGGCACCGAGCTGTCGCACCGCGAGGTCGTCGAGACGATCAGCGCCCTGCTGCTGGGCGGCAACGACACCGTCCCCAACGGCCTGTCCAACGCCGTCCACCGGCTGATGCGCGAGCGGCACGTCTGGGAGGAGATCGTCGCCGACCCCGCGCTGATCCCCGGCATGATCGAGGAGAGCCTCCGGATCGACGGCGCCAGCCTGGGCAGCTTCCGCACCACGACCACCGACGTCACCCTGCACGGCACCACCATCCCGGCCGGGTCGCAGGTGCTCCTGCACGCCGACTCCGCCGGCCACGACGAGACCGTCTTCCCCGACCCCGAGCGCTTCGACATCCGCCGCCCCAACGCCCGCGACCACATGGTCTTCGGCTACGGCGTCCACCACTGCGTCGGCGCCGCCCTGAGCCGCCTCAAGATGGAGATCGCCTTCGAGCGCCTCACCACCCGCCTCCCCACCCTCACGCTGGCCCCCGGCCCCGACCCCGTCCACCGCAAGAGCATGGTCGGCCGCGGCTTCCAGTCCCTCCCCGTCCAATGGACCACCACTCCCTGA
- a CDS encoding phosphotriesterase-related protein produces MLWNWPDIPEGWDLERRAREAAGKLNDLKAAGIDTIVDLTVIGLGRYVPAVQRVAELTDVNIVAATGLYTYDALPPYFGNRGPGSLFGGPDRLAEFFVRDITEGIGRTGVRAGMLKCATGRQGITPGVERVIRAVARAHHETGVPITTHSESSVRNGLDQQKLLAEEGVDLSRVVIGHAGDSTDLDYLEELIAGGSYLGMDRFGIEFTSFRDRVATVVALCERGHAGRMVLSHDSYCFNDRFDPEVVRQRHPNYHLLHISRDVLPALRAAGVTEEQIDRMLVDNPRRILTGGRR; encoded by the coding sequence ATCCTCTGGAACTGGCCCGACATCCCCGAGGGCTGGGACCTGGAGCGGCGCGCCCGCGAGGCCGCGGGCAAGCTCAACGACCTCAAGGCCGCCGGCATCGACACCATCGTCGACCTCACGGTGATCGGGCTCGGCCGCTACGTCCCCGCCGTCCAGCGGGTGGCCGAGCTGACCGACGTCAACATCGTCGCCGCCACCGGCCTCTACACCTACGACGCGCTGCCCCCGTACTTCGGCAACCGCGGGCCCGGATCCCTCTTCGGCGGCCCGGACCGGCTCGCCGAGTTCTTCGTCCGCGACATCACCGAGGGCATCGGCCGCACGGGGGTCCGGGCGGGCATGCTCAAGTGCGCCACCGGCAGGCAGGGCATCACCCCCGGCGTGGAACGGGTGATCCGCGCCGTCGCCCGCGCCCACCACGAGACCGGCGTGCCGATCACCACGCACAGCGAGTCGTCCGTCCGCAACGGCCTGGACCAGCAGAAGCTGCTGGCCGAGGAGGGCGTGGACCTGTCCCGGGTCGTGATCGGGCACGCCGGGGACTCCACCGACCTGGACTACCTCGAAGAGCTGATCGCGGGCGGCTCGTACCTCGGCATGGACCGCTTCGGGATCGAGTTCACCTCGTTCCGGGACCGCGTGGCGACCGTCGTCGCGCTGTGCGAGCGCGGCCACGCCGGCCGCATGGTCCTCTCGCACGACTCGTACTGCTTCAACGACCGCTTCGACCCCGAGGTGGTCCGCCAGAGGCATCCGAACTACCACCTCCTGCACATCTCCCGCGACGTCCTGCCCGCGCTGCGCGCCGCGGGCGTCACCGAGGAGCAGATCGACCGGATGCTCGTCGACAACCCCCGCCGCATCCTCACGGGAGGCCGCCGGTGA
- a CDS encoding phytanoyl-CoA dioxygenase family protein produces MGEPVPVREVTAEEVARFRDRGWARLPGLVDPGYVAGLRERALERLGRRQGRFRNGFVDRAFGQDRDIARQDEAFGALAMSPRLARDVVRLLTGVRSVRLQVTNLLVKEPADGDGHGETVFHQDFPWMPMDRAAMLTVWLALDDVPADMGALRFYERSHLYGPLGRSFVREGDDALTQHPWLADLDLSEPFDLEAGDATVHSSLVIHGAPANRRDRPRLSFTATYFDADTLYTGAPYGQTDGLGLTVNAPFDHPMFPVVRG; encoded by the coding sequence ATGGGCGAACCGGTTCCGGTACGCGAGGTCACCGCTGAGGAGGTCGCCCGCTTCCGCGACCGCGGCTGGGCCAGGCTCCCCGGCCTGGTCGACCCCGGTTACGTGGCCGGGCTCCGCGAACGGGCCCTGGAGCGCCTGGGGCGGCGGCAGGGCCGGTTCCGCAACGGTTTCGTCGACCGGGCGTTCGGGCAGGACCGCGACATCGCCCGGCAGGACGAGGCGTTCGGCGCCCTGGCCATGTCGCCGCGGCTGGCCCGCGACGTCGTCCGCCTGCTGACCGGCGTCCGGTCCGTCCGGCTCCAGGTCACCAACCTCCTGGTCAAGGAGCCGGCGGACGGGGACGGGCACGGCGAGACGGTCTTCCACCAGGACTTCCCCTGGATGCCGATGGACCGGGCGGCGATGCTCACGGTCTGGCTGGCGCTGGACGACGTGCCCGCCGACATGGGCGCGCTGCGCTTCTACGAACGCTCCCACCTGTACGGCCCCCTCGGCCGCAGCTTCGTCCGGGAGGGCGACGACGCCCTCACCCAGCACCCCTGGCTGGCCGATCTCGACCTGTCCGAACCCTTCGACCTGGAGGCCGGTGACGCCACCGTGCACAGCAGCCTGGTGATCCACGGCGCCCCGGCCAACCGGCGCGACCGGCCGCGGCTGTCGTTCACCGCGACCTACTTCGACGCCGACACCCTCTACACCGGAGCGCCCTACGGGCAGACCGACGGCCTCGGGCTGACGGTGAACGCGCCGTTCGACCACCCGATGTTCCCGGTGGTGCGGGGATGA
- a CDS encoding FdhF/YdeP family oxidoreductase, with the protein MSRKAPREDFDDDGLRVSKPKEWAAGVPGVTAALRQSYEQMGVGRTALTLLRVNQKQGFDCPGCAWPEGDKRHVAEFCENGAKAVAEEATTRRVTREFFARHTVAELGRRGDLWLGQQGRLTEPMIKRSGSEHYEPVSWDEAFGLLAAELNALDSPDEALFYTSGRTSNEAAFAYQLFARAFGTNNMPDCSNMCHESSGSALNETIGIGKGSVLLEDLYQADLIFVVGQNPGTNHPRMLSALEKAKKAGARVVAVNPLPEAGLMRFKNPQRPSGVTGRGTALADRFLQIRLNGDLALFQALNRLIVDEGAVDREFLDAHTAGYEDLERHLKALDWDRVLEATGLTRAEIDATFGDVLGAERIVVCWAMGLTQHRNAVPTIREVVNFLLLRGNIGRPGAGVCPVRGHSNVQGDRTMGIFERPPAAFLDALAREFSFEPPRAHGLDTVGAIRAMRDGTAKVFLGMGGNFVRATPDSAVTEAAMRRCRLTAHVSTKLNRSHAVTGEQALILPTLGRTERDEQASGPQFVSVEDSMGMVHASRGRLAPASGHLLSEVAIVCRLARAVLPDSDIGWEAMERDYDVVRDHVSRVVPGFERFNERIREPGGFTLPHAPRDERRFPTATGKANLTVNELEVLRVPEGRLLLQTVRSHDQYNTTIYGMDDRYRGVKAGRRVVFVSPADLEALGLADGARVDLVSEWSDGVERRAPGFRIVAYPTARGCAAAYFPETNVLVPLDSTAEVSNTPTSKSIVVRLVPSEDAALP; encoded by the coding sequence ATGAGCCGGAAAGCGCCCCGGGAGGACTTCGACGACGACGGGCTGCGGGTCTCCAAGCCCAAGGAGTGGGCCGCCGGGGTCCCGGGCGTCACGGCGGCGCTGCGGCAGTCCTACGAGCAGATGGGCGTGGGCCGTACCGCCCTGACCCTGCTCCGGGTCAACCAGAAGCAGGGCTTCGACTGCCCCGGGTGCGCGTGGCCGGAGGGCGACAAGCGGCATGTCGCCGAGTTCTGCGAGAACGGCGCCAAGGCGGTCGCCGAGGAGGCCACCACACGGCGCGTCACCCGCGAGTTCTTCGCCCGGCACACCGTGGCCGAGCTGGGACGGCGCGGTGACCTGTGGCTCGGGCAGCAGGGACGGCTGACCGAGCCGATGATCAAGCGGTCGGGGTCCGAGCACTACGAGCCGGTTTCCTGGGACGAGGCGTTCGGGCTGCTGGCCGCCGAGCTGAACGCGCTGGACTCCCCCGACGAGGCCCTCTTCTACACCTCCGGGCGCACGAGCAACGAGGCCGCCTTCGCCTACCAGCTGTTCGCGCGCGCGTTCGGGACCAACAACATGCCCGACTGCAGCAACATGTGCCACGAGTCGTCCGGTTCCGCGCTGAACGAGACGATCGGCATCGGCAAGGGCTCGGTGCTGCTGGAGGACCTGTACCAGGCCGACCTGATCTTCGTGGTGGGGCAGAACCCGGGCACCAACCACCCGCGGATGCTGTCGGCCCTGGAGAAGGCCAAGAAGGCCGGGGCCCGCGTCGTGGCGGTCAACCCGCTGCCGGAGGCCGGGCTGATGCGGTTCAAGAACCCGCAGCGCCCGTCCGGGGTGACGGGCCGGGGCACCGCGCTCGCCGACCGGTTCCTGCAGATCCGGCTGAACGGCGACCTGGCGCTCTTCCAGGCCCTCAACCGGCTGATCGTGGACGAGGGCGCGGTCGACCGCGAGTTCCTGGACGCCCACACGGCCGGCTACGAGGACCTCGAACGGCACCTCAAGGCCCTGGACTGGGACCGGGTGCTGGAGGCCACCGGGCTGACCCGCGCCGAGATCGACGCCACCTTCGGCGACGTGCTGGGCGCCGAGCGGATCGTGGTGTGCTGGGCCATGGGCCTCACCCAGCACCGCAACGCCGTGCCGACCATCCGCGAGGTGGTCAACTTCCTGCTGCTGCGCGGCAACATCGGCCGTCCGGGCGCCGGTGTCTGCCCCGTGCGGGGGCACTCCAACGTGCAGGGCGACCGGACGATGGGCATCTTCGAGCGGCCGCCCGCGGCGTTCCTGGACGCGCTGGCCCGGGAGTTCTCCTTCGAGCCGCCGCGCGCGCACGGGCTCGACACCGTCGGCGCGATCCGCGCGATGCGCGACGGCACGGCGAAGGTGTTCCTGGGCATGGGCGGCAACTTCGTCCGCGCCACCCCCGACTCGGCCGTCACGGAGGCGGCGATGCGCCGCTGCCGCCTGACCGCGCACGTGTCCACCAAGCTGAACCGCTCGCACGCGGTGACCGGGGAGCAGGCGCTGATCCTGCCCACGCTGGGCCGTACCGAACGCGACGAGCAGGCGTCGGGGCCGCAGTTCGTCTCCGTCGAGGACTCCATGGGCATGGTGCACGCCTCACGGGGCCGCCTCGCCCCCGCCTCCGGGCACCTGCTGTCCGAGGTCGCGATCGTCTGCCGGCTGGCCCGCGCGGTCCTGCCGGACTCGGACATCGGCTGGGAGGCGATGGAACGCGACTACGACGTCGTCCGCGACCACGTCTCGCGGGTGGTGCCCGGCTTCGAGCGCTTCAACGAGCGGATCCGCGAGCCCGGCGGGTTCACGCTGCCGCACGCCCCGCGCGACGAGCGCCGCTTCCCGACCGCCACCGGCAAGGCCAACCTGACGGTGAACGAGCTGGAGGTGCTGCGGGTCCCCGAGGGCAGGCTGCTGCTGCAGACCGTCCGCAGCCACGACCAGTACAACACCACGATCTACGGGATGGACGACCGCTACCGAGGCGTCAAGGCCGGGCGCCGCGTGGTGTTCGTCAGCCCGGCCGACCTGGAGGCGCTGGGCCTGGCCGACGGCGCGCGGGTCGACCTGGTGTCGGAGTGGTCCGACGGGGTGGAGCGCCGCGCGCCGGGCTTCCGGATCGTGGCCTACCCGACGGCGCGGGGGTGCGCGGCGGCGTACTTCCCCGAGACCAACGTCCTCGTCCCGCTCGACAGCACCGCCGAGGTCAGCAACACCCCGACCTCCAAGTCGATCGTGGTCCGGCTCGTACCATCGGAGGACGCCGCGCTGCCTTAG
- a CDS encoding DUF1707 SHOCT-like domain-containing protein, translating to MTNLPDRADSSPGPRQMRASDADRDRVAEVLRDAAGEGRLTLEELDERLDAVYAARTYAELEPITRDLPVPGGAAAPAAYSADAYPAAPAGDAPSWRTGVGIMGEFQRQGVWTVPETFTAFAFWGGGKIDLREAVFASGEVRIRAFALMGGIDVIAPDDMTVHVTGIGIMGGFDHKASGPGAPGSPRVVVSGLSFWGAVTVKRKARREEKRLRKELKNRGEPD from the coding sequence ATGACGAACCTCCCCGATCGGGCGGACTCCTCCCCCGGCCCGCGCCAGATGCGCGCGTCCGACGCCGACCGCGACCGGGTCGCGGAGGTGCTGCGCGACGCCGCGGGTGAGGGGCGGCTGACCCTGGAGGAACTGGACGAGCGCCTGGACGCGGTGTACGCGGCCAGGACCTACGCCGAGCTGGAGCCGATCACCCGCGACCTGCCGGTCCCCGGCGGCGCCGCGGCCCCCGCCGCCTACTCCGCCGACGCCTACCCCGCCGCGCCCGCGGGCGACGCGCCGAGCTGGCGGACCGGCGTGGGGATCATGGGCGAGTTCCAGCGGCAGGGCGTGTGGACCGTGCCCGAGACGTTCACCGCGTTCGCCTTCTGGGGCGGCGGGAAGATCGATCTGAGGGAGGCCGTCTTCGCGTCCGGGGAGGTGCGCATCCGGGCCTTCGCGCTCATGGGCGGGATCGACGTCATCGCCCCCGACGACATGACCGTGCACGTCACGGGCATCGGGATCATGGGGGGCTTCGACCACAAGGCCAGCGGCCCGGGCGCGCCGGGCTCGCCGCGCGTCGTCGTCTCCGGCCTCTCCTTCTGGGGTGCGGTCACCGTCAAGCGCAAGGCGCGCCGCGAGGAGAAGAGGCTGCGCAAGGAGCTGAAGAACCGCGGCGAGCCGGACTGA
- a CDS encoding amidase — protein sequence MTGTATADLTATELLAAYRAGTLSPVEATEAVLERIDRLDPRLNAFCLVEPEWALSAARASAARWLRGEPMGLLDGVPVSIKDVLLTRGRPTLRGSRSIGPDQEWPDDAPSVARLYEHGAVPVGKTTTPEFAWKGVTDSPLTGITRNPWDTSRTPGGSSGGAAAAVAAGMAPLALGTDGGGSVRIPASFTGTFALKPTYGRIPHFPASPFGTLAHVGPMTRTVADAMLLMDVVTGFDSRDWSALAPPAAPFAPPWARTGAPGEPPDLGGLRVAYSPALGFATVDPEIAALTAAAVEVFTELGAKVEQVDPGFGDPVEEFEVLWFAGAAKVTEHLTERQRAELDPGLREVCEQGSRYSAGEYLDATARRMELGRIMGGFHERYDLLLTPTMPIAAFEAGVESPPDGPPARWTSWTPFTYPFNMTQQPAASVPCGFTAGGLPVGLQVVGPRHADALVLNACLAFERARPWYEHRPPSS from the coding sequence ATGACCGGCACCGCGACGGCGGACCTGACCGCGACCGAGCTGCTGGCCGCCTACCGAGCCGGGACGCTGTCCCCGGTCGAGGCCACCGAGGCCGTGCTGGAACGGATCGACCGGCTCGATCCCCGGCTGAACGCCTTCTGCCTGGTCGAACCCGAATGGGCGCTGTCGGCCGCGCGGGCCTCGGCCGCACGGTGGCTGCGCGGCGAGCCGATGGGGCTGCTCGACGGCGTCCCCGTCTCGATCAAGGACGTGCTGCTCACCCGGGGCCGCCCCACGCTGCGCGGGTCACGTTCGATCGGTCCCGACCAGGAGTGGCCGGACGACGCGCCCTCGGTCGCCCGCCTGTACGAGCACGGCGCGGTGCCGGTCGGCAAGACCACCACCCCCGAGTTCGCCTGGAAGGGCGTCACCGACTCGCCGCTCACCGGGATCACCCGCAACCCGTGGGACACCTCCCGTACGCCCGGCGGCTCCAGCGGCGGCGCCGCGGCGGCCGTGGCGGCCGGGATGGCGCCGCTGGCCCTGGGCACCGACGGCGGCGGCTCGGTGCGCATCCCCGCCTCGTTCACCGGCACCTTCGCGCTCAAGCCCACCTACGGCCGGATCCCGCACTTCCCGGCCAGCCCGTTCGGCACCCTGGCCCACGTCGGCCCGATGACCCGGACCGTGGCGGACGCGATGCTGCTGATGGACGTGGTCACCGGGTTCGACAGCCGGGACTGGTCGGCGCTCGCGCCGCCGGCGGCGCCCTTCGCGCCGCCCTGGGCGCGGACCGGGGCGCCGGGCGAGCCCCCCGACCTCGGCGGCCTGCGGGTGGCCTACAGCCCCGCCCTCGGGTTCGCCACGGTGGATCCGGAGATCGCCGCGCTGACCGCCGCGGCGGTCGAGGTGTTCACGGAGCTGGGCGCCAAGGTCGAGCAGGTCGATCCCGGGTTCGGCGACCCCGTCGAGGAGTTCGAGGTGCTGTGGTTCGCCGGCGCCGCCAAGGTGACCGAGCACCTGACCGAACGGCAGCGCGCCGAGCTGGACCCGGGGCTGCGGGAGGTCTGCGAGCAGGGCTCCCGCTACTCGGCGGGCGAGTACCTCGACGCCACCGCCCGCCGGATGGAACTGGGCCGGATCATGGGCGGCTTCCACGAGCGGTACGACCTGCTGCTCACGCCGACGATGCCGATCGCGGCGTTCGAGGCGGGGGTCGAGTCGCCGCCGGACGGGCCGCCCGCGCGGTGGACGTCCTGGACGCCGTTCACCTACCCGTTCAACATGACCCAGCAGCCGGCGGCCAGCGTGCCCTGCGGCTTCACCGCCGGCGGCCTGCCGGTGGGGCTGCAGGTGGTCGGCCCCCGCCATGCCGACGCGCTGGTCCTGAACGCCTGCCTGGCCTTCGAGCGGGCCCGCCCCTGGTACGAGCACCGGCCGCCCTCTTCGTAA
- a CDS encoding D-2-hydroxyacid dehydrogenase has protein sequence MGTSPSTSGGPPVIVVLQGDDRPPGMTPVERIADVRYVTERDLGKQLPDADILFMYDFWSEALARAWPEAGGPGWVHIASAGVDRLLFPALVEGDTIVTNSRGVFDGPIAEYVLGLVLAFAKDLPATLRLQAEGAWRHRETERVAGTRALVVGTGPIGRAIGRTLAAAGLRVGGIGRTARSGDPDLGEVLSDDRLHEALGEADWVVLAAPLTDRTRGMIDRVALDRMRPGARLINVGRGPLVVEDDLVAALRAGRIAGAALDVFVDEPLPAPSPLWGLPNVIVSPHMSGDVVGWRDELVRLFADNLDRRLSGRPLRNVVDKRLGYVRSGDPASSS, from the coding sequence ATGGGGACGTCGCCGTCCACTTCCGGCGGACCGCCAGTGATCGTGGTACTTCAGGGCGACGACCGGCCGCCGGGCATGACCCCGGTCGAACGGATCGCCGACGTACGATATGTCACCGAGCGCGACCTGGGCAAACAGCTGCCTGACGCGGACATCCTGTTCATGTACGACTTCTGGTCGGAGGCGCTCGCGCGCGCCTGGCCGGAGGCGGGAGGCCCCGGCTGGGTGCACATCGCCAGCGCCGGCGTGGACCGCCTGCTGTTCCCCGCCCTGGTCGAGGGTGACACCATCGTCACCAACTCGCGAGGGGTCTTCGACGGGCCGATCGCCGAGTACGTCCTCGGGCTGGTGCTGGCCTTCGCCAAGGACCTGCCCGCCACGCTGCGGCTCCAGGCCGAGGGCGCCTGGCGGCACCGCGAGACCGAACGCGTGGCCGGCACCCGCGCGCTGGTCGTCGGCACCGGGCCGATCGGCCGGGCGATCGGCCGGACGCTGGCGGCGGCCGGGCTGCGGGTGGGCGGGATCGGCCGCACGGCCCGGTCCGGGGATCCCGACCTGGGCGAGGTGCTGTCCGACGACCGGCTGCACGAGGCGCTGGGCGAGGCCGACTGGGTGGTGCTGGCCGCCCCGCTCACCGACCGGACCCGTGGCATGATCGACCGCGTCGCGCTCGACCGGATGCGGCCCGGCGCCCGGCTGATCAACGTCGGCCGCGGGCCGCTGGTGGTGGAGGACGACCTGGTCGCGGCGCTGCGCGCGGGCCGGATCGCGGGGGCCGCGCTGGACGTCTTCGTGGACGAGCCGCTGCCCGCGCCCTCGCCGCTGTGGGGGCTGCCGAACGTGATCGTCTCCCCGCACATGTCGGGTGACGTGGTCGGCTGGCGGGACGAACTGGTCCGGCTCTTCGCCGACAATCTCGACCGCCGGCTGAGCGGCCGGCCGCTGCGCAACGTCGTCGACAAGCGGCTGGGCTACGTCCGCTCGGGCGACCCGGCCTCCTCGTCCTGA
- a CDS encoding DUF3830 family protein, giving the protein MTITLERRGVSCVAELLEKDAPRTCDAVWRSLPLGGDAYHAKYARNEVYTMVERFTTEDIGQENPTVTPIPGDVVFFDFHGGMLDRGFKEEKGIDALPGVIDLAIFYGRNNLLLNGDVGWVPGNVYATIVDGLDRMAEACNDVWRSGGVGERLVYRRHDG; this is encoded by the coding sequence ATGACCATCACGTTGGAGCGCCGCGGCGTCTCCTGCGTCGCGGAACTGCTCGAAAAGGACGCGCCCCGCACCTGCGACGCGGTCTGGCGGTCGCTGCCGCTCGGCGGGGACGCGTACCACGCCAAGTACGCGCGCAACGAGGTCTACACCATGGTCGAGCGGTTCACCACCGAGGACATCGGCCAGGAGAACCCGACGGTCACCCCGATCCCGGGCGACGTGGTCTTCTTCGACTTCCACGGCGGGATGCTCGACCGCGGCTTCAAGGAGGAGAAGGGCATCGACGCGCTTCCCGGCGTGATCGATCTCGCGATCTTCTACGGGCGCAACAACCTGCTGCTCAACGGGGACGTGGGCTGGGTCCCCGGCAACGTCTACGCCACGATCGTGGACGGGCTCGACCGGATGGCCGAGGCGTGCAACGACGTGTGGCGCTCGGGCGGCGTGGGCGAGCGCCTGGTGTACCGACGGCACGACGGCTGA
- a CDS encoding Asp/Glu racemase gives MAFDPQLIVGPELTAQHGIGVVAPFDFALDRELWRWTPDDVSLFMTRLPYVPVPVTVEMASALSDHSIVRQATRDVLAPEPLAVAYACASGSFIRGAQGERELQQVMVNAGAPSATTSSGALVESLALLGISRIAVVTPYIDSVTDRLVTFLGSHGIGVVSSVGMGLLNHIWKVGYGEVVNAVSAVDRDEAEAVFISCTNVPTYDIIAPLERMIGKPVLTANQVTMCSALRAMGCRAAGEGQWLVQLTSATAA, from the coding sequence ATGGCATTCGACCCTCAGCTGATCGTCGGCCCCGAGCTGACCGCCCAGCACGGCATCGGCGTGGTGGCCCCGTTCGACTTCGCGCTCGACCGGGAGCTGTGGCGCTGGACGCCCGACGACGTATCGCTGTTCATGACACGGCTGCCGTACGTGCCGGTCCCGGTGACGGTGGAGATGGCCTCCGCGCTGTCGGACCACTCGATCGTCCGCCAGGCCACCCGGGACGTGCTGGCGCCCGAACCGCTGGCGGTGGCCTACGCCTGCGCGTCCGGCAGCTTCATCCGGGGCGCGCAGGGCGAGCGCGAGCTCCAGCAGGTGATGGTGAACGCGGGCGCGCCCTCGGCCACGACCAGCTCGGGCGCCCTGGTGGAGTCGCTGGCGCTGCTGGGCATCAGCCGCATCGCGGTGGTGACGCCCTACATCGACAGCGTCACCGACCGGCTCGTGACCTTCCTCGGCTCGCACGGCATCGGGGTGGTGTCGTCGGTCGGGATGGGCCTGCTCAACCACATCTGGAAGGTGGGCTACGGCGAGGTGGTGAACGCCGTCTCGGCGGTCGACCGCGACGAGGCCGAGGCCGTCTTCATCAGCTGCACCAACGTCCCGACCTACGACATCATCGCTCCGCTGGAACGGATGATCGGCAAGCCCGTCCTCACCGCCAACCAGGTGACCATGTGCTCCGCGCTGCGGGCCATGGGCTGCCGGGCGGCCGGCGAGGGCCAGTGGC